One Papaver somniferum cultivar HN1 chromosome 10, ASM357369v1, whole genome shotgun sequence genomic window carries:
- the LOC113316600 gene encoding probable ribosome biogenesis protein RLP24, translating into MTKDSTFEFERKRNRPERYDRIRIQKTLEVMKEIVNIRQAREIAHHKQRMKGNKSKMIKVERKELDDQRVPILKPVGVQTPPKIKVQIQKNQIHAMEE; encoded by the coding sequence ATGACGAAGGATTCGACctttgaattcgagagaaagAGGAACAGGCCTGAGAGATATGACAGGATTCGCATTCAGAAAACTCTCGAGGTTATGAAGGAGATCGTCAACATCAGACAGGCGAGGGAGATTGCTCACCATAAACAAAGGATGAAGGGTAACAAATCTAAGATGATTAAAGTGGAAAGGAAGGAATTAGATGATCAGCGTGTCCCAATCCTTAAGCCTGTGGGAGTCCAAACTCCACCAAAGATTAAAGTGCAGATACAAAAAAACCAGATTCATGCCATGGAAGAGTGA